The Brassica napus cultivar Da-Ae chromosome C1, Da-Ae, whole genome shotgun sequence DNA segment gtctgcttgtgaagttaagatgaaaggctcgaatttgttgtacctgcaaaaataaagaaaacgtagaaattaatttattttgctcatgtatggtggattcaaaattttctcgctaagtagacgtaaaatatttcttcgtaaagtacacgctatatttacgtcgagtttacgaggaaagcgtatttcctcgtaaaagccacgttacattacatcgactttacgacgaaatgatctcgtcgttattttacgaggaaatgacattgattttatatatcctcgtaagttcctcgtaaagtcgacgtaaatttacgaggattaatTTTCTTCGTTAAGTTTCCTCgctaaacttgtgttttcttgtagtggcatGAGCATGGGAGAATCATACAGTAACTTTGTAAATCAAAGTCAATGTATATATGATGCAACATACAAATTATAATCTCCGGGTATGCAAATGCCCATAAGTAGTATGATCTAGTTTCGCGCAACGGGTGTATTAAACCTATAACATATTGAAGTCCCAAACATGTCCTCTTACCATTCGACCACGAGGTTCCGGACTGGTgcattattttgttattatatttttgtgctaTCTACGGAATTTTCCCTTAAATCATCtgtcaaatattttaataattgctatctaaaaataactaaaagtaTTAATCTCTTTCAACATGAACAATTGACCCTTATAGAATATAATcaagattttaaataataagtgGTATGTACGAAAAAAAATTACGTTCTattgaattttaatatatttgtgaATATAATTCATAACCATTGTAATTTGGTCTTTGGAAATACCATACATGAGACCAAAGTTGAAAATGAAAGATTTACAAATAGAAAATCTTAAATCTGATGCAAAAGTTCATAAAAAGAACAACCAAAATAGAGTTGATTGTTGGATTTGAGCCAAACTTGGAAAATAGTTCAGAACAAGTGGGTGATATCCGGTTGTTGAAACTGCACCATGATGAACAACATGTTGTATGTGTTTATTCTCTCCCACAATGTGAAACAGTATCTAATTAATATTGCAAACGCAAATATGAAACAAAGTTCTGTTAACAAAGCCACTACTCTAGTGCAGAAGATTCTTCATGGGATCATCCTCGTGTATTCTTTTCATTCGGTAAGCTTCCATCTCCTCAGGTgtaatctgaaatttataaacACGCGTTTCATTAAACAAAAGAACTCGatcaaaagatatatatatagtctatcTCTATAATCATCTATACTGCTACATATACGCGTACCTGGTCATTCCATTGGACATTGTATTTACGTTTCCTTTCATCTTTCTCCTCTTTCTTCCTCTCATCCTCCTGTGCAAAACCAATGACATTAGCAACATGAATGAGAGAATATCGCTAGCTAGACTTAGAAAGGACCAAGTTTTTATACCTTCTTTAAAGCTTCCGCAAGTTTTTCTCGGTCAAGGACAAGATCTTCTGGTGTATCACTTCCCCAAGTCACAAATCTTTTCTCCTCTACTGGACCTGACCTATCTGCAAGTCACAATCATaaatacgatatatatatacataggaaaaaaaaaaactttagaaagTAATTAATAATAGAAGATGCTGTTCTAAACCATTAGAAGCTGCAGCATGTCTTTCGATATTGGTTCTCATTAGATCTGCAGCTTCCTCAGCCGCCTCTATTCCCGCAACACCAGTGCAATAGCTGTTTTTGATTGTTTGCTGACAACATTTGTAACCCCACTGCTGATCCTTCCACCACGACCCCCACACACTTGTGTGGTTGTTTATGTAAACATCTTCTTCATATTTGCTCTTGGGTACCGACAATTCCTGCAACACAgacaatcaaaaacaaaaaaggtgCATTAAAcagaaacatatataaacaaaaagtaAAGATCAAAAATCTTGGTTCATAATATTACCATTCCTTTAATAACTCTTCCACATCGGTCATATTCAACTTCTCTCTCGCTTTGTCCAAATAAAAGCTCCTTAGGGATCTCTTCCACAGATGCAGCAGCATTTCCATACTTCTCCATGATTGTTTCTTGGATCTGTTTCTTTAGTTTCTCTTTCGCCTCTTTGTATTTCTTGAAAAGCAGCTCGGCTTGAGAAGGAGCAGCTTGCATGATGACCTCTTCCTGGCCTTTCTCAGATAATTGCAACGCGTGAATATTAAGGTTCTTGAATTCTAGAGCTTCTCTACTCATTCTGTATTGATTGTCTCCCCTGAAGCATTTTAATATCCATTAATAAGGATCATCAATGTAAGTAACTTCAAAGTTAATACTCTACAAGCGTAGTTACCGCATAGAACTTCTCGTTTGGATCAGCGTTTGGAAGGGGATCTTCACGCATAGACCTTGTCTTGGGATCATAACAAGCAGAATTGACATCAAGATTCAAAAGATATTTTGCAGTGTCTTCACGTATACGCAAGTTCCTGAGGAAAGAACATATCAATCAAACATTGCCAAGATCACAACCAAGAATCAATACATTGAACATATTAACAACCTAACAGTGCCTGTGCTGCCGCCACCAGTAGTACGAACACGTTTCTCCACCTTAGAAAAATCCATTTGCTTGCTCTCATCAGCTTTGGCTTCATCATGTTTCagagcatcttcttcttcttcttcatcagcaTCACTAGactcttcttcatcaaccttctTGTTACGTTTCTTTTCCAGCTTCTTTAACTGCTGCTCTTTTAAGAAGTTTCTTCTTGCTTCATCTCTAGCCTCATACCTCTTGATCACCTCCGCATATTTAGCGGTATCATAACCGTTCCATCTATCCCTTTTCCCGTCGTAATCAAGGTCGAATGTCTCAATATTTTCATCAGGAGCTATGTTCTTATTTGTCCACTTTGCTCCTATCTTTCTTGGCCTCTCTGTGCACAACTTTGTCTTATGCGTCATAGCCCCACAGCTGTAACAAACCCATGAGTGACAGAACTCAAAACATAGTGTggaaaccgaaattcacactgt contains these protein-coding regions:
- the LOC106446239 gene encoding pre-mRNA-splicing factor SLU7 yields the protein MATASVGFKSREEHRKQQELEEARKAGLAPAEMDEDGKEINPHIPQYMSSAPWYLNADKPSLKHQRKWKVDPNYTKSWYDRGAKTFQADKYRKGACENCGAMTHKTKLCTERPRKIGAKWTNKNIAPDENIETFDLDYDGKRDRWNGYDTAKYAEVIKRYEARDEARRNFLKEQQLKKLEKKRNKKVDEEESSDADEEEEEDALKHDEAKADESKQMDFSKVEKRVRTTGGGSTGTVRNLRIREDTAKYLLNLDVNSACYDPKTRSMREDPLPNADPNEKFYAGDNQYRMSREALEFKNLNIHALQLSEKGQEEVIMQAAPSQAELLFKKYKEAKEKLKKQIQETIMEKYGNAAASVEEIPKELLFGQSEREVEYDRCGRVIKGMELSVPKSKYEEDVYINNHTSVWGSWWKDQQWGYKCCQQTIKNSYCTGVAGIEAAEEAADLMRTNIERHAAASNDRSGPVEEKRFVTWGSDTPEDLVLDREKLAEALKKEDERKKEEKDERKRKYNVQWNDQITPEEMEAYRMKRIHEDDPMKNLLH